In Deltaproteobacteria bacterium, a single window of DNA contains:
- a CDS encoding EVE domain-containing protein: MAHWLLKTEPDVFSFDDLMRAPNRTSGWDGVRNYQARNFLRDGMKKGDGVLIYHSSADPPAVVGVAEVAREGYPDPTQFDPQNDHYDPESVPGAPRWFQVDVKAVHKLAHPITLQEIRETKALSNMPLVQRGQRLSVQPVGEKEFALIVRMGEK; encoded by the coding sequence ATGGCGCACTGGCTGCTGAAGACGGAGCCCGACGTCTTCTCGTTCGACGACCTGATGCGCGCCCCGAACCGCACCAGCGGCTGGGACGGCGTCCGCAATTACCAGGCGCGCAATTTTCTTCGCGACGGGATGAAGAAGGGCGACGGGGTCCTCATCTATCATTCCAGCGCTGACCCGCCGGCCGTGGTGGGCGTCGCGGAAGTCGCGCGCGAGGGATATCCGGACCCGACGCAGTTCGATCCCCAGAACGATCACTACGACCCGGAGAGCGTGCCGGGAGCGCCGCGCTGGTTCCAGGTCGACGTGAAGGCGGTGCACAAGCTGGCGCACCCGATCACTCTGCAGGAGATCCGCGAGACGAAGGCGCTCTCGAACATGCCGTTGGTGCAGCGAGGGCAGCGTCTCTCGGTCCAGCCGGTCGGCGAGAAGGAGTTCGCGCTCATCGTCCGGATGGGAGAGAAGTGA